Genomic segment of Kibdelosporangium phytohabitans:
ACCCCGGCGACTCGTTCTACCGTCCCGACCAGACCGTGGACGTGCTCGGCATGCCGACGACGGCACCGTGGCAGAAGCTTTCCGAGGCGATCGACTTCCTGCGGATCATGAAGGCACGCGTGGCCATCCCGATCCACGAGGCCGTCGCGAGCGTGCCGCAGATGTACTACGGCAGGTTCGCCGAACTCGGCCCCAGCGGAACCGAGGTCCGCGTGCTCACCCCGGGGGAGACGACCGCGGTCTGATACGTGGACGACTCGGCGCCGTGGTGCGTCGCGATGTCGATCGCGTCGAGAACCGCACGCCGCGGCCCCGGTTTGGCCAAGTCGGCCGCGTCGACCGACAGCCGGACCAGCCCGCCGCGCCGGGCCGCCCGCGCGACGCTGAGCACCAGCGCGAAGCAGGACCACGTCTCCACGCGCTCGTTCGCGGCCAGACCGTGCACGCGTCCCCTGTGGACGGTGTCGGTCCGCAGGTCGTAGATCCTGGTCGCGTCCGCGCACAGAGCGAAGTCGTTGCGCCGCAACGCGGTCAGCGTGCCGGGCGACGCCGCCCACCGCGGCGGGGCGAAGGCGTCCACTTCGAGGTCGTGCCTGCCCATCAGCCTGCGGGCCGCGGTCAGGCGCAGTCCGGCCTCGTGCGCGGGCAGGGAGCCGAACTCGGCGCGCCTGCGTGGCACGTCGGTGAGGTCGAAGCCGTGCAGCAGCAGCGCGTCCCCCCGAACGCGCCGCTGCCGCACCCAGTCCACCACCACTTTGTGCTGACCCGCCCCTGCCAGCCGCGGTGCGAACAACAGCGAGAGCGAGACCCCCCGAAGGTCCAGCTCTCCAGCCAGTTCGGCGCAGCGGTGCAGGGTCCGGATCCCGATTCCGGACAGGGAGACCACCAGGCGTGCGGACACACCACCATGACGCCGCACGAGAATGGCGCCGGCTTGTCGTACGGGTAACGAACCGGCGCCGATGTCGTGAAATCACGAAGGGGTGAGCTACACCCAGTCCGCAAAGGACTTACCGGAGACCCGCTCGTAGGCCTCGATGTACCGGGACCGGGTCGCTTCGACCACGTCCGGCGGCAACTCGGGCGGCAGCTCACCGGACGAACGGTCCCAGCCGGACGCGGGCGAGGTCAGCCAGTCGCGCACGATCTGCTTGTCGAACGCGGGCTGCACCTTACCCGGTTCGTACCCGTCGACCGCCCAGAACCGGGACGAATCCGGGGTGAGGACCTCGTCGCCGAGCACGAGCTCGCCCGACTCGTCGATGCCGAACTCGAACTTGGTGTCGGCGAGGATCATGCCCCTGCTCAGCGCGTGCCCCGCCGCCTGCGAGTACGTGGCCAGCGTGGTCTCGCGCAGCTTCATGGCGAGCTCGTCGCCGACGGCCGCGCGGACCGCGTCGAAGTCGATCGCCTCGTCGTGCTGGCCGATCTCGGCCTTGGTGGTCGGCGTGAAGATCGGCTCGGGCAGCTTGGCCGCCTCACCGAGGCCAGGCGGCAGCGGAACGCCGCACACGCCGCCGGTCTCGCGGTAGTCGACCAGCCCGGAGCCGGTCAGGTAGCCGCGGGCCACGCACTCGACCGGCTGCATCGTCAACCGGCGCACGAGCAGCGCCCGGCCGCGCACTTGCTCGGGGATCCGCGGGTCGTCCCACGCGACGAGGTGGTTGGGGCCGTCGAGCAGGCCGAACCAGAACACGCTCATCGCGGTGAGCACCCGGCCCTTGTCCGGGATCGTCGTCGGCAGCACGTAGTCGTACGCCGAGATCTTGTCCGAGGCGACCAGCAGCAGGTGATCGTCGTCCACTGCGTACAGCTCACGAATCTTCCCGGCGGCTACCTGCGGATACTCAGTCAGCGAAGGCACACGAAGAGCTTAATTGCGTAGCGGCGGTCACACGCGCCCCGGTAGCTTGCGCGACATGCACAACTATTGACTCACTCCAGACTCGCGATCCCCGCTGCGATTCCTGTGGTGGGTGATCCGCTCAACGCCGCGGCCCCTGGTGGTGTCGACGGTGTTCGGAATGTTGTGGATGGGCCCGCTGACGCTCATCCCGTTGGCCATCGGCGCGGCGATCGACCACGGCATCGCTCCGCGGGACACAGGTGCCCTGTTGCAGTGGGCGGGTGTGATCCTCGCGCTCGGCGCCGTCTCGGCGTCAAGCACGGTGATGCTGACCCGCGCGGGCGACAGGGCGTGGCTCGACGGCGCCACGCTGATGCAGCGGTCCGTCATGCAGCACGCCACCCGTGTGGGGGCCACGCTGCCGTCCAAGATCAAGACCGGTGAGATCGTCGCGATCGGGTCGTCGGACATCTACAGCATCGGTGGCGTGCTCGAGGTCATCGGCCGGTTGGCCGGTGGGTTCATCGCGTTCGTCGTCGCCGCTGTGGCCATGTTGACCAGTTCACCGCTGCTCGGGCTGATCGTGCTCATCGGCGTGCCGTTGGCGACGTTGGGCCTGGTGCCGTTGCTAGGGCCGTTGCGGGAACGGACCGAGAAGCACCGCGACGAGGTGGGCGCGGCCACGTCGATGGCCGCTGACATCGTGTCCGGCCTGCGGATCCTGCGTGGCATCGGCGGTGAGAAGCAGTTCACCGACCGGTTCGCCGAGACCAGCCAGCGCGTGCGCAAGGCCGGGGTGAACGCCGCCAGGATCGATTCGTGGCTGTCGGGTATCGAGATCCTGCTGCCGGGCCTGGTCACCATCCTGGTGCTGTGGCTGGGCGCGCGGCTGGCCCTCGACGGCACGATCACGGTCGGCGAACTGGTCGCCTTCTACGGTCTCTCGGCGTTCCTGGTGATCCCGGTCGGCGTCGCCGCCGAATCGGTGCACCACTACAACGAGAGCATCGTCGCGGCCAAGCGCGCCTGCACGATCCTGGCCATGAAACCGGCGTTCGAGTCGCCAGAGCACCCGAAACCGTTGCCGCCCGGCTCCTTCGGGCTGCACGACGAGACGTCCGGGCTCACGTTCGCCGCGGGCAAGCTGACCGTGGTGTCGACCACCGGGTCGGACGCGTTCGCCGACCGGCTCGGCCGGTACGTCGACGCGCCGGTGCGGGCGGGTGACGTCCCGTTGCGGGAAGCCGACATCGAGGAGGTCAGGAACCGGATCCTGGTGGCGCACAACCAGGACGTGTTGTTCTCCGGCAAGCTCGCCGACGAGATCGACATGGGCGGGTCCGTCGAACTGGACACCGCGCTGTGGGCCGCCGACGCGATGGATGTCGTCGACGGCCTGGAGAACGGGACGCAGGAGTTCCTCGCCGAACGCGGCCGGACGCTGTCCGGTGGTCAGCGGCAACGGATGCTGCTGGCCCGCGCGTTGAGCCGGGACGCGGACGTGCTCGTGCTCGACGAACCGACGTCGGCGGTCGACGCCCACACCGAGGCCAGGATCACCCAGCGGGTGGCCGAGCTGCGCCGGGGCCGGACGACCGTCGTGTTCAGTCAGAGTCCGTTGTGGACACGAGTGGCGGACGAGGTGTACGTGCCATGAGGACAACCTTGCCTTTGGCGGACAAACGCGCTGTCCGCACGTGGATCTGGTCGGTCGCGTCGAAGAACAAGCGCGCGTTCGCCGGCATGATGTCGTTGTTCGGCGCGGCCACCCTCGTCGGCCTCGTCGGCCCGCAGTTGCTGGGCGACCTGGTCGACTCGGTGTCCGAGGGCACCACGACGGCGCACATCGACGTGGTCGCGTTGATCTTCGTCGGTGTGCTCATCCTGCACGCGGTGCTGCGCAGGCAGGCCCAGTTCCGGGCGGCCGTGTTCGGTGAGCGGCTGCTCGCCGAGGCACGCGAGGGCATGGTCGAGCACGTCGTCAAGCTCCCGCTGTCCACGGTGGAATCGGCGGGAACGGGCGACCTGCTCAGCCGGGCCACGTCGGACGTGGACAAGCTGGACGAGGGCCTGCGGCAGGCGGCGCCGGAGATCACCATCGCGACCGTGACGGTGGCGCTGACGGCGGTCGCCATGTTCATCACGTCACCGGTCGTCGCGCTCGGCATGCTCGTCGCGGTGCCGGTGCTGGTCGTGGCGACACGCTGGTACCGGCCGAGGGTGCTGCCGAAGTACGAGGAGGCGCTGGCGAACTGGGCCGAACTGCATTCCAGTACCCACGAGACGGCCGACGGCGGACGCACAGTCGAAGCGTTGCGGTTGCGTGACCGCCGGATGGCGATCAACGACCGCAACCTGGACAAGGCGGCGGGCGTCGAGTGGTACTGCAGCCGGCTGTGGGCGTGGTTCCTCGGCGGGCTGGATGTCGCGTTCATCCTGCCGCTCACCGCGATCCTGCTGGTCGGTGGTCTCGCCTACGCGGAAGGCCTCGCCGGGATCGGTGCGATCACCGCGGTGGTGCTGTACGCGCGAGCGATGGTCGAACCGCTCAACGGGGCGCTGACGTGGATGGACGAGCTGCAGGTCGGCAACGCCGCGCTGCGGCGGATCCTCGGCGTGCAGGAGATCAAACCGGACCCGGGTGACGAGTCCGCGAAGCCGGACGGCACAGCCATCGCGGTGCGGGGCGCGAAGTTCGCGTACAGCACCGGCCGCGAGGTGCTGCACGGCATCGACCTGGACATTGTGGAGGGTGAACGGCTGGTCATCGTCGGGCCGTCCGGTGCGGGCAAGTCGACGCTCGGCCGGTTGCTCGCCGGGATCAACGCGCCCGGCTCCGGTTCGGTGACCATCGGCGGCGTGGAGGTCACATCGCTGCCGTTGATCAAGCGCCGCAACGAGATCGTCCTGGTGACGCAGGAGCAGCACGTGTTCGCCGGGACGCTCAGGGAGAACCTGACGCTGCCGAGGGCCGCGTCCGACGACGAGCTGTGGCACGCACTGCGCACTGTGGACGCGGCCGGCTGGGCGAAGTCGCTGCCCGACGGCCTGGACACCGTGGTCGGTTCTGGTGGCGAGGCGATCGCACCGGCGATGGTCCAGCAGATCGCGTTGGCCCGCTTGGTGGTCGCCGACCCGCACACGCTCGTGCTCGACGAGGCCACGTCCCTTCTGGACTCGTCGGCGTCCGGGAAGCTGGAGAGTTCGTTGAACGCTGTACTGTCCGGCCGGACGGTTGTCGCCATCGCGCACAGGCTCTCGACCGCCAGGAACGCCGACCGGATCGCCGTGATGGACGGCGGAAGGATCGTCGAGCTGGGCAGCCACGACGAGCTGATGGCCGCGCAGGGCTCGTACGCGGCCCTGGTCGGCAGCATTTCCGGGGAGAAACGGGGAGCCATGCGTTAGAAGCCGCGTCACACACGGCTTGGTCGTGCGGGCCGTCGCCGCCCCGCATCGCCCCGGGCACGCTGATCAGCAGGTCACAGCGAAGAAGCCGGTCGCGCGGAGCGGGGTGGCGACGACCGGCTTGCAGCGATCAAGGACGCCCGAGCGGTGCGAGGGCAGTCAAACAGGGTACTAATACGCATGGCCTTCGACTGGGTTTCGCTCACCACGGACTATGGGCTGGCTGACGGCTTCGTGGCCGCGTGCAGAGGCGTCATCGCCCAGCGGGCACCGAAAGCCCAGGTCATCGACGTGTCGCACGCCGTGCCGCCGCAGGATGTGCGGCGCGGCGCGACCATCCTCGCGCAGGTCGTCCCGTTCCTGCCGCCGTCGGTGCACGTCGCCGTGGTGGATCCGGGAGTCGGCACGAGCCGCCGCGGGATTCTCGTCGTCACGGAGGAAGGCGTGCTCGTCGGGCCGGACAACGGGCTGTTGCTGCCCGCGGCGGGCGCGCTCGGCGGGCCGCAGGTGGTGCACGAACTCGTCGCCGAGGAGTACCGCCTTCCCGCCGTGTCGCACACGTTCCACGGCCGGGACGTCTTCGCCCCGGCCGCCGCGTACCTGGCGCTGGGTGTGCAGCCGTCGGACTTCGGGCCGGAGATCGACCCGGCGACGCTGGTGCGGCTGCCCGAGCCGAAGGTCGTCGCGGGCAGC
This window contains:
- a CDS encoding DUF2334 domain-containing protein encodes the protein MSARLVVSLSGIGIRTLHRCAELAGELDLRGVSLSLLFAPRLAGAGQHKVVVDWVRQRRVRGDALLLHGFDLTDVPRRRAEFGSLPAHEAGLRLTAARRLMGRHDLEVDAFAPPRWAASPGTLTALRRNDFALCADATRIYDLRTDTVHRGRVHGLAANERVETWSCFALVLSVARAARRGGLVRLSVDAADLAKPGPRRAVLDAIDIATHHGAESSTYQTAVVSPGVSTRTSVPLGPSSANLP
- a CDS encoding phosphoribosylaminoimidazolesuccinocarboxamide synthase encodes the protein MPSLTEYPQVAAGKIRELYAVDDDHLLLVASDKISAYDYVLPTTIPDKGRVLTAMSVFWFGLLDGPNHLVAWDDPRIPEQVRGRALLVRRLTMQPVECVARGYLTGSGLVDYRETGGVCGVPLPPGLGEAAKLPEPIFTPTTKAEIGQHDEAIDFDAVRAAVGDELAMKLRETTLATYSQAAGHALSRGMILADTKFEFGIDESGELVLGDEVLTPDSSRFWAVDGYEPGKVQPAFDKQIVRDWLTSPASGWDRSSGELPPELPPDVVEATRSRYIEAYERVSGKSFADWV
- a CDS encoding ABC transporter ATP-binding protein is translated as MLWMGPLTLIPLAIGAAIDHGIAPRDTGALLQWAGVILALGAVSASSTVMLTRAGDRAWLDGATLMQRSVMQHATRVGATLPSKIKTGEIVAIGSSDIYSIGGVLEVIGRLAGGFIAFVVAAVAMLTSSPLLGLIVLIGVPLATLGLVPLLGPLRERTEKHRDEVGAATSMAADIVSGLRILRGIGGEKQFTDRFAETSQRVRKAGVNAARIDSWLSGIEILLPGLVTILVLWLGARLALDGTITVGELVAFYGLSAFLVIPVGVAAESVHHYNESIVAAKRACTILAMKPAFESPEHPKPLPPGSFGLHDETSGLTFAAGKLTVVSTTGSDAFADRLGRYVDAPVRAGDVPLREADIEEVRNRILVAHNQDVLFSGKLADEIDMGGSVELDTALWAADAMDVVDGLENGTQEFLAERGRTLSGGQRQRMLLARALSRDADVLVLDEPTSAVDAHTEARITQRVAELRRGRTTVVFSQSPLWTRVADEVYVP
- a CDS encoding ABC transporter ATP-binding protein, producing MRTTLPLADKRAVRTWIWSVASKNKRAFAGMMSLFGAATLVGLVGPQLLGDLVDSVSEGTTTAHIDVVALIFVGVLILHAVLRRQAQFRAAVFGERLLAEAREGMVEHVVKLPLSTVESAGTGDLLSRATSDVDKLDEGLRQAAPEITIATVTVALTAVAMFITSPVVALGMLVAVPVLVVATRWYRPRVLPKYEEALANWAELHSSTHETADGGRTVEALRLRDRRMAINDRNLDKAAGVEWYCSRLWAWFLGGLDVAFILPLTAILLVGGLAYAEGLAGIGAITAVVLYARAMVEPLNGALTWMDELQVGNAALRRILGVQEIKPDPGDESAKPDGTAIAVRGAKFAYSTGREVLHGIDLDIVEGERLVIVGPSGAGKSTLGRLLAGINAPGSGSVTIGGVEVTSLPLIKRRNEIVLVTQEQHVFAGTLRENLTLPRAASDDELWHALRTVDAAGWAKSLPDGLDTVVGSGGEAIAPAMVQQIALARLVVADPHTLVLDEATSLLDSSASGKLESSLNAVLSGRTVVAIAHRLSTARNADRIAVMDGGRIVELGSHDELMAAQGSYAALVGSISGEKRGAMR
- a CDS encoding SAM hydrolase/SAM-dependent halogenase family protein produces the protein MAFDWVSLTTDYGLADGFVAACRGVIAQRAPKAQVIDVSHAVPPQDVRRGATILAQVVPFLPPSVHVAVVDPGVGTSRRGILVVTEEGVLVGPDNGLLLPAAGALGGPQVVHELVAEEYRLPAVSHTFHGRDVFAPAAAYLALGVQPSDFGPEIDPATLVRLPEPKVVAGSQRLQSEVLSVDHFGNIQLAAQVRDIIATGLLLPGAGVQVQIGMHTVDATIGRTFDDVEPGEALVYVDSAGHVAIAVNQGFASSLLMVGQRDPIAEIRR